A single region of the Thermotoga profunda AZM34c06 genome encodes:
- the dapF gene encoding diaminopimelate epimerase, with translation MKIEFVKMNGAGNDFIVIDNRKGVLKNLEISTFVRLVCRRRKSIGADGLMILEDSDKVDFKMRYFNSDGSEGEMCGNGARCIAKFAYLLGVAKEKMKFETISGIHEALIVGENVRVIFPDLSVDVFKLNQKNDFGFGEIEYHFAIVGVPHAVIYREDVESMNDDLLRDLGRKVRYNLNVFPKGTNVNFVKISDKNEIIVRTYERGVEDETFACGTGSIASCVISHLLSKVYPPVLVKARGGKLKVGFEKVSSFLKNVYLEGDAKFVAQGYILEDALKE, from the coding sequence ATGAAGATAGAATTTGTGAAAATGAATGGAGCTGGTAATGATTTCATAGTTATAGACAATAGAAAAGGTGTTCTAAAGAATCTGGAGATTTCCACATTTGTGAGACTGGTTTGTCGCAGGAGAAAATCTATAGGCGCAGATGGTTTGATGATTCTCGAAGATTCCGATAAAGTAGATTTTAAAATGAGGTATTTCAATTCAGACGGTAGTGAAGGTGAAATGTGTGGTAATGGCGCTCGATGCATAGCAAAATTTGCATATCTTTTGGGTGTTGCAAAAGAAAAAATGAAGTTTGAAACCATTTCAGGTATACACGAGGCTTTAATAGTTGGGGAAAATGTGCGAGTGATTTTTCCGGATTTGAGCGTAGATGTATTCAAATTGAATCAAAAAAATGATTTTGGTTTTGGCGAAATTGAATATCATTTTGCAATCGTGGGTGTTCCACATGCAGTTATTTATAGAGAAGATGTTGAATCCATGAATGACGACTTGTTAAGGGATCTTGGGAGAAAAGTCAGGTACAATTTGAATGTTTTCCCCAAAGGAACAAATGTGAATTTTGTGAAGATCTCAGATAAGAATGAAATAATCGTAAGAACTTATGAACGTGGTGTCGAGGATGAAACATTCGCTTGTGGAACTGGCTCGATTGCTTCTTGTGTGATATCTCATCTTCTTTCGAAAGTTTATCCACCGGTTTTGGTTAAAGCAAGAGGGGGAAAGTTAAAAGTTGGATTTGAAAAGGTTTCATCTTTTCTGAAGAATGTTTATTTAGAGGGTGATGCAAAATTTGTAGCGCAGGGATATATTTTAGAAGATGCATTGAAGGAGTGA
- a CDS encoding transporter permease → MAVELGLAHWLYLLFMIAVVVTMFLRKDTPLICIIGALCVGWAVTGSFLGAVQSVFNAIVVTANELMGIVVVISLMVALSKQMEKSGAAAVLIRTLGRPIKGPNSAFWFVGIITAVLALFIWPTPAVALIGSLLVPVAVSAGLSPVGAGVAIAMFAYGISLTTDFVIQGAPTLTAKAAGLSVGTVMSSMVPLIIVWAVIAIPLTYYFTMKANKGYDPKKDIEIFGESVVKSKSVEHSSFAKTEAVVVTLAFLLDIVLMLVLKLRGGDATALLGGTAALLLLVFTLMQYKSEGLELGVDFLREGFMFGVKIFAPVFVIAALFYMGGGPATQIFGSAGKPLLFDLSNALAAKVPLNRFAVAPMQAIIGAITGLDGSGFSGLPLMGTLAGGLGTAANVKSSVLAALGQLTAVNTGGGTIVPWALIAVAAVCKTKPEEIARKNFIPVILGFIGATIVAMILM, encoded by the coding sequence ATGGCGGTAGAGCTTGGATTGGCTCATTGGTTGTACTTGTTGTTCATGATTGCAGTCGTCGTGACCATGTTTTTGAGAAAAGACACTCCACTGATTTGTATCATCGGAGCTCTGTGTGTTGGTTGGGCAGTGACGGGATCTTTCTTAGGAGCTGTTCAATCGGTCTTTAATGCCATTGTAGTCACAGCAAATGAATTGATGGGTATCGTTGTGGTCATCTCCTTGATGGTTGCTCTTTCTAAGCAAATGGAAAAAAGTGGAGCCGCAGCTGTGTTAATAAGGACTCTTGGTAGACCTATTAAAGGACCAAATTCGGCATTCTGGTTTGTTGGTATCATCACGGCAGTTCTTGCTCTCTTTATATGGCCAACACCGGCAGTTGCTTTGATAGGAAGTTTGTTGGTGCCTGTTGCAGTCAGTGCTGGTCTGTCTCCTGTAGGAGCTGGAGTGGCAATAGCCATGTTCGCCTATGGAATATCTTTGACCACAGATTTTGTTATTCAAGGTGCACCAACACTTACAGCTAAGGCAGCAGGATTGTCTGTTGGAACGGTTATGAGTTCAATGGTTCCTTTGATCATTGTCTGGGCTGTAATTGCCATTCCTCTCACTTACTACTTCACGATGAAGGCAAACAAAGGATACGATCCCAAAAAGGATATAGAAATCTTTGGAGAAAGCGTTGTAAAAAGTAAGAGTGTGGAACACAGTAGTTTTGCGAAAACTGAAGCTGTTGTAGTAACATTGGCTTTCTTATTGGATATAGTGCTTATGCTTGTCTTGAAACTTCGTGGTGGAGATGCTACAGCACTACTTGGTGGTACCGCCGCGCTGTTATTGCTGGTATTCACTCTGATGCAATATAAATCAGAAGGTCTTGAACTTGGTGTTGACTTTCTCAGAGAAGGGTTCATGTTTGGTGTAAAGATCTTTGCTCCAGTTTTTGTTATTGCTGCCTTGTTCTATATGGGTGGTGGTCCCGCTACTCAGATATTTGGAAGTGCAGGTAAACCCCTACTTTTTGATTTGAGCAATGCGCTTGCTGCGAAAGTTCCTCTAAACAGATTTGCAGTTGCACCAATGCAGGCTATAATTGGTGCGATAACTGGTCTTGATGGCTCAGGGTTCTCCGGATTACCGCTGATGGGTACTCTTGCAGGTGGTTTGGGGACGGCAGCTAATGTGAAATCGTCTGTTCTTGCAGCCCTTGGACAACTCACAGCAGTCAATACTGGTGGAGGGACCATAGTTCCATGGGCTTTGATCGCAGTAGCAGCCGTTTGTAAGACCAAACCAGAAGAGATTGCGAGAAAGAATTTTATACCTGTTATTCTTGGTTTTATCGGGGCAACGATAGTGGCAATGATACTCATGTAA
- a CDS encoding dihydrodipicolinate synthase family protein, which translates to MKKLSGVTVAALTPLTEDGTRVDHGAINEYVDFLIQKGVHGIFALGTTGEGLLLTVEERKAALESFIKAVNGRAILIAHCGALRIEEVKELLDHAKSSGADGAAIVSPFYYKYRSDEIIEFFSRATESVKDFPIYLYNIPGLTGNWITSKMANQICKKNPNIIGIKDSSGDLLHVLSLINDTPQDFEVVVGCDRAFLTVLQMGAKGCVSGPAAVFPEFFVKLYEQFKRGDVEGARQTQRKLTKVSLALGDGASIPMLKTALKWRGLKMGGCRTPLKLLEKSEQEQFKNSMDRILEEVDLNW; encoded by the coding sequence ATGAAAAAACTCTCTGGTGTGACTGTAGCGGCTTTGACGCCATTGACAGAAGATGGAACACGAGTTGACCATGGAGCAATAAATGAATATGTCGATTTTCTCATTCAAAAAGGCGTTCATGGCATCTTCGCTCTTGGTACGACAGGTGAAGGTTTGCTTTTAACAGTGGAAGAAAGAAAAGCGGCATTGGAGAGCTTCATCAAAGCTGTTAATGGTAGAGCTATTCTCATAGCGCATTGTGGTGCTCTTAGGATTGAAGAAGTAAAAGAATTATTGGATCATGCAAAATCATCTGGTGCAGATGGCGCTGCAATAGTATCACCTTTTTACTATAAATATCGTTCAGATGAGATCATTGAGTTTTTCTCAAGAGCCACGGAGAGTGTGAAAGACTTTCCAATATATCTTTACAATATACCTGGTCTGACCGGAAACTGGATAACTTCAAAGATGGCAAATCAAATTTGCAAGAAAAATCCCAATATCATTGGTATCAAAGATAGCAGTGGAGATTTATTGCATGTACTTTCTTTGATAAATGATACTCCTCAAGATTTCGAAGTAGTTGTAGGTTGCGATAGAGCTTTTTTGACTGTACTTCAAATGGGTGCAAAAGGTTGTGTTTCAGGTCCCGCAGCAGTTTTCCCCGAATTTTTTGTAAAACTGTACGAGCAATTTAAAAGAGGCGATGTCGAAGGAGCAAGACAAACTCAAAGAAAACTCACAAAGGTTTCACTTGCTTTAGGAGATGGAGCGAGTATCCCAATGCTCAAAACAGCACTCAAATGGCGTGGCTTGAAAATGGGAGGGTGCAGAACGCCGCTGAAACTGTTGGAGAAATCCGAACAAGAACAATTTAAAAACTCCATGGATAGAATTTTAGAAGAAGTAGATCTGAATTGGTGA
- a CDS encoding tyrosine-type recombinase/integrase, with protein sequence MDKSDLFERFETILRTQKLSSLTVTAYLSVIKKLLQDIDVIDEESILSWARKVADGHKPATVNLYYSAIRRFLEETHPHLLLKLKDKLRIKGRSFSIPKALSEQEFSKLWKVATRMFDKDYRLVLIVGLGGFAGLRVSELISLKVSHINLKEDYILINGKGRKMRVVPVPSKLKSYIFRIISCLSEDDYLLKNNTGKPLSIHGVAYLLKQLAKKAHIKNISPHTLRHTAATVLLKKGVNLRIVQEFLGHASLATTERYLRVTINDMKESLKKAGY encoded by the coding sequence ATGGACAAATCTGATTTGTTTGAGAGGTTTGAAACGATCTTGAGAACTCAAAAACTAAGCTCACTTACAGTTACTGCTTATTTGTCGGTGATAAAAAAATTACTCCAGGATATAGATGTAATCGATGAAGAGAGTATATTATCCTGGGCACGAAAAGTTGCGGATGGGCACAAACCAGCAACTGTCAATTTGTATTATTCAGCGATCAGGAGATTTCTTGAAGAGACTCATCCTCATCTTTTGTTAAAACTAAAGGATAAACTCAGAATAAAAGGAAGATCCTTTAGTATACCAAAAGCCCTTTCAGAACAAGAATTCTCAAAGTTATGGAAAGTTGCGACAAGGATGTTTGACAAAGATTACAGATTAGTTCTCATAGTTGGACTTGGTGGATTTGCTGGATTGAGGGTGAGCGAACTGATTTCGCTGAAAGTATCTCATATCAATCTAAAAGAAGATTATATATTGATAAATGGCAAAGGACGGAAAATGAGAGTTGTACCTGTACCGAGTAAATTAAAGTCTTACATATTCAGAATCATATCCTGCTTATCGGAAGATGATTATTTGTTGAAAAACAATACTGGTAAACCTCTATCAATTCATGGAGTAGCTTATTTACTCAAACAATTAGCAAAAAAAGCTCACATCAAAAACATTTCACCTCATACCTTACGACATACGGCTGCAACTGTCCTTCTCAAAAAAGGTGTCAATTTGAGAATTGTTCAAGAATTCCTGGGTCATGCAAGCCTTGCTACTACGGAAAGATATCTAAGGGTTACTATCAATGATATGAAAGAAAGTCTCAAAAAAGCGGGCTACTGA
- a CDS encoding GNAT family N-acetyltransferase — translation MYTELIKADRFNANDFVQLVLMTGKDFLENAFGKQVNQMLQKLFLQPKNLFSHECTWFGLVEKEIFGVIVGYSYDYARICRINTGRLILKEIGFWRLLTLIKINRVLGKHSKGEFYLSNIAVYPKFRSMGLGRKLIEYTFEIAKQQGCKKIMLDVEKQNEPAKALYRKVGFEKIGEGKIKFAHSEFHFERMSFEIPL, via the coding sequence TTGTATACAGAACTTATCAAAGCAGATAGGTTTAATGCCAATGATTTTGTCCAGCTTGTTCTCATGACAGGCAAAGATTTTCTTGAAAATGCCTTTGGGAAACAAGTTAATCAGATGCTCCAAAAGCTCTTTCTTCAGCCAAAAAACCTTTTCAGTCACGAATGTACATGGTTTGGATTGGTTGAGAAAGAGATCTTTGGAGTGATAGTTGGTTACTCTTACGACTACGCAAGAATTTGCAGGATCAACACAGGAAGATTGATATTAAAAGAAATAGGCTTTTGGAGGCTTTTAACCTTGATTAAAATCAACCGTGTCTTGGGTAAACATTCAAAAGGCGAGTTTTATCTGAGCAATATAGCAGTCTATCCAAAGTTTAGATCGATGGGTTTAGGTAGAAAGCTCATTGAGTATACCTTTGAAATTGCAAAACAACAAGGGTGTAAAAAAATAATGCTCGATGTTGAAAAACAAAATGAACCTGCAAAAGCTCTGTATCGCAAAGTGGGTTTTGAAAAGATTGGTGAAGGAAAGATCAAATTTGCTCATAGTGAATTTCATTTTGAGAGGATGTCATTTGAGATTCCCTTGTAA
- a CDS encoding cobalamin B12-binding domain-containing protein: protein MKIVLVPLDPVHDVAVKMLNREFSQRGHHTILLPPDMKMEEIIEICQKEVPDYIMVSRTLGYNAAELLGRFIDLVDAAGLRKKCKVVVGGKAITKELAAELGYDAGFGEKTRWEEVVAYVEGKELSTEGERIKKIKKDITQGYTYQIKDSAFIDLLEMITDQIIQWASERTSPGVERAKIRERILRGENLWDDYIKLCDDLVRSYYREKITPKHVRLITQEEIDKLNELIKKTSYAPKILRHTTEKPMVFVQYGTGCPFMDAMHIKISEAWGADGVLHFDPSWGARCEGLLEGLLAHEEDGSIITLENLKLIKSALSDSTLWCVRAHRGVNTPETVLLAHEAGADLTKINMVYGSLNGGTDPERLTVDGFYSIKLAAMFNMPFDLPTNEELGGVPAPKAFAGMVVVAYLGVKLGAKPILKPLFCYSPDAIINKYMEDNYVDYNVGKILALRDIIDAPIWPGEPIGFMTHTEDRVQSAMTTALHAALGKSLELDAITVSSTDEAYARGAITTSARIDSLRAIADAFRFFGKTRIEPTKQALEYAKMIKEGIYNTLKKVAERGDFVASLYEGFFGTKEEGANPGRAGRGTVKKC from the coding sequence ATGAAGATAGTCCTTGTACCGTTAGATCCTGTTCATGATGTTGCTGTGAAAATGCTAAACAGAGAATTTTCCCAAAGAGGTCATCATACTATTTTGTTGCCACCAGATATGAAGATGGAGGAAATAATCGAGATATGTCAAAAAGAAGTGCCAGATTACATAATGGTTAGTAGAACACTCGGTTACAACGCTGCGGAACTTTTGGGAAGGTTCATAGATCTTGTCGATGCAGCTGGATTGAGAAAAAAGTGCAAAGTTGTTGTAGGTGGAAAGGCAATAACCAAAGAATTGGCAGCAGAGCTTGGTTATGATGCTGGTTTTGGAGAAAAAACACGTTGGGAAGAAGTGGTTGCTTATGTCGAAGGTAAAGAATTATCAACAGAAGGAGAGAGAATAAAGAAAATCAAAAAAGATATTACACAAGGATATACTTATCAGATCAAAGATAGTGCATTCATCGATCTTCTTGAGATGATAACTGATCAGATAATTCAATGGGCGTCTGAAAGAACAAGCCCAGGAGTCGAAAGAGCCAAGATCAGAGAAAGAATTCTAAGGGGTGAAAATCTCTGGGATGATTATATAAAGCTGTGTGATGATCTTGTCAGATCTTATTATAGAGAAAAGATCACTCCAAAACATGTGAGGTTAATAACACAAGAAGAAATTGATAAGCTCAACGAATTGATTAAAAAAACTTCTTATGCACCAAAGATACTTCGTCATACTACTGAAAAACCTATGGTCTTTGTGCAGTATGGTACAGGATGTCCATTCATGGATGCAATGCATATAAAAATCAGTGAAGCATGGGGCGCAGACGGAGTTTTACATTTTGATCCATCTTGGGGTGCAAGATGTGAAGGATTACTTGAAGGATTATTGGCGCACGAAGAGGACGGTTCAATAATAACTCTTGAAAATCTCAAACTTATAAAATCTGCCTTGAGTGATTCAACATTATGGTGTGTCAGAGCACATAGAGGTGTGAATACTCCTGAAACAGTTCTACTCGCACATGAAGCTGGAGCTGATCTGACAAAGATCAACATGGTCTATGGTTCACTCAATGGCGGGACAGATCCAGAGAGATTGACTGTAGATGGATTTTATTCTATAAAACTCGCCGCGATGTTCAACATGCCCTTTGATTTGCCGACGAACGAAGAACTCGGGGGGGTTCCTGCACCAAAGGCATTTGCAGGAATGGTTGTCGTGGCATATCTTGGTGTAAAGCTCGGTGCGAAGCCTATCTTAAAACCGCTGTTCTGTTATTCGCCCGATGCCATTATAAATAAGTACATGGAAGATAATTATGTGGATTATAACGTTGGTAAGATATTGGCTTTGAGAGATATCATCGATGCTCCAATATGGCCTGGGGAACCAATTGGTTTTATGACTCATACAGAAGATAGGGTACAATCGGCTATGACAACAGCCCTTCACGCAGCCCTTGGAAAGTCGCTCGAGCTCGACGCGATAACTGTATCTTCAACGGACGAAGCATATGCACGAGGTGCCATAACGACTTCTGCCAGAATAGATAGTTTAAGAGCCATCGCCGATGCATTCAGGTTTTTCGGAAAGACAAGGATAGAGCCAACGAAACAAGCTCTTGAATACGCGAAAATGATAAAAGAAGGTATCTACAATACCTTAAAAAAGGTTGCCGAACGCGGTGATTTTGTGGCTTCATTGTACGAAGGTTTCTTTGGAACTAAAGAAGAAGGAGCAAACCCAGGCAGAGCAGGCAGGGGAACGGTGAAAAAATGTTGA
- a CDS encoding flavodoxin domain-containing protein: MVYDSYTGTVEKCAKLLAEKLGNVDLVNISKQKLPNLQDYDCVVIGSYVHAGHVSKKIRKFTTQNLEALKNKKLGIYLCMLSEQFDRYLNSNFDKDFLNMVKVKDFFGGELNYQRMNFLYRFILKNIEKNTKPRLGVRVEKIDEFARNLLI; encoded by the coding sequence ATTGTTTATGATTCATACACAGGGACGGTTGAAAAATGTGCGAAATTACTCGCCGAAAAACTCGGAAACGTTGATTTGGTGAATATTTCAAAGCAAAAGTTGCCGAACCTTCAAGACTATGACTGTGTGGTAATAGGTAGTTATGTTCATGCTGGTCATGTGAGCAAAAAGATTAGAAAATTCACCACACAGAATTTAGAAGCACTGAAAAATAAAAAACTTGGCATCTACTTGTGTATGCTCAGTGAACAGTTTGATCGATATTTGAACAGTAATTTTGACAAAGATTTTCTAAACATGGTCAAAGTAAAGGATTTCTTCGGAGGTGAGCTGAACTACCAAAGAATGAATTTTCTATACAGGTTTATACTCAAGAATATTGAAAAAAATACCAAGCCACGGCTTGGTGTGAGAGTTGAAAAAATAGATGAGTTCGCGCGGAATTTGTTGATTTAA
- a CDS encoding MFS transporter, whose protein sequence is MFLVSCALEALVYSVMACSTLMSQYFAFSGFSPLQLGVIMALSPLTSIYANYIYFGVAAKFSIRNVVRFFSLFGCVSLWFVFLFRGFPMKFLFMTIFTFFQGALLPLIESAMIEYSHSSSLSYNKIRIWGTIGYTITAFVAGRVVRSGFLWLFVIFSSILLMINILSKQLHQKTTERQKTKLGTVDKKFLLLFAIITACVGFNLFNSVFLPVVVKERSYDLSLVGTTLSLMALSELPFLLNAERIRKKLTSKILFLTGIFVVGLRLILVPLSWSQMSLVFIQMLHGWTFIVIYYSAIHLMRENLKGQALLSTQALFWIALQGIGPLIGSTVGGIVVENIGTNNGYLFFGILCIGIAIYAVYFFKTHFHT, encoded by the coding sequence ATGTTTCTTGTTTCCTGCGCTCTTGAAGCATTGGTGTATTCAGTCATGGCTTGCTCCACACTTATGAGCCAGTATTTTGCCTTTTCGGGGTTTTCCCCACTTCAATTAGGTGTAATTATGGCTCTGTCTCCATTGACTTCGATATATGCCAATTACATATATTTTGGTGTTGCAGCTAAATTTTCTATCAGAAATGTTGTAAGGTTTTTTTCTCTTTTCGGTTGTGTATCTCTCTGGTTCGTATTTCTATTCAGAGGTTTTCCTATGAAATTCCTTTTCATGACTATCTTCACCTTTTTTCAAGGTGCGTTACTTCCTTTGATCGAATCTGCTATGATTGAATACTCACACAGTTCATCTCTATCGTACAACAAAATAAGAATCTGGGGGACCATTGGGTATACAATCACTGCATTCGTTGCGGGTAGGGTTGTCAGATCTGGTTTTCTATGGCTTTTTGTAATCTTTTCAAGTATTTTGCTGATGATAAATATCCTCTCCAAGCAACTTCATCAAAAGACCACAGAACGTCAAAAAACGAAACTTGGAACTGTGGATAAAAAATTCCTATTACTCTTTGCTATAATCACGGCATGCGTGGGGTTCAATTTGTTCAACAGCGTTTTTCTTCCAGTTGTAGTTAAAGAAAGATCGTACGACCTATCATTAGTAGGTACAACACTGTCCTTAATGGCTCTTAGTGAATTACCATTTCTCTTAAACGCTGAAAGAATCCGAAAAAAGCTGACAAGTAAGATACTTTTTCTGACTGGTATCTTTGTAGTCGGCTTGAGACTGATTCTTGTACCATTGAGCTGGTCGCAAATGAGCCTTGTGTTCATTCAAATGCTTCATGGATGGACTTTCATAGTGATCTATTATTCAGCCATTCATCTGATGAGAGAAAATCTCAAAGGCCAGGCACTTTTATCCACCCAGGCACTTTTCTGGATAGCCCTTCAAGGCATAGGTCCATTAATAGGCTCAACGGTTGGTGGAATCGTTGTAGAAAACATAGGAACAAATAATGGATATCTCTTCTTTGGAATCTTATGCATAGGTATAGCAATTTATGCAGTCTATTTTTTCAAGACGCACTTTCACACATAA
- a CDS encoding diaminopimelate dehydrogenase, producing MNKAKVVIVGMGNVGHAVFDCVSQSEDMELVGIVEIPERIKSLREEFRKIPVTDNVEDLTKPDVAILAIDSRAVPSVASQYLKRGINTVDAYDIHGAEGALRLKKDLDSIAKESGSVSIISAGWDPGSDSIIRVVFEMIAPKGITWTNFGPGMSMGHTVAVKRIEGVKDAISITCPKGMGMHSRLVYVQLEEGYDFADVAKKIAEDPYFSHDELHINQVDDVSKLVDMGHCVKIERKGTSGKVCNQRMEFHMWVNNPAATAQVMVGAARATLKQKPGCYTLLEIPVIDFLCGEKDDLLCRLL from the coding sequence ATGAACAAAGCGAAAGTTGTAATCGTTGGCATGGGTAATGTTGGACATGCTGTTTTTGACTGTGTTTCTCAAAGTGAAGATATGGAATTAGTTGGCATAGTGGAGATTCCAGAGAGAATTAAATCACTCAGAGAAGAATTTAGGAAAATACCAGTGACTGATAATGTTGAAGACTTAACCAAGCCCGATGTGGCTATCTTAGCGATTGATAGTAGAGCTGTACCAAGTGTTGCATCTCAGTATTTAAAAAGAGGTATAAACACTGTTGATGCCTACGATATCCATGGTGCAGAAGGCGCTTTGAGACTAAAGAAGGATCTTGATAGTATTGCAAAGGAGAGTGGTTCTGTCTCGATCATATCTGCTGGCTGGGATCCAGGTTCTGATTCAATCATAAGAGTAGTTTTTGAGATGATAGCACCAAAAGGTATTACCTGGACAAATTTCGGACCTGGTATGAGTATGGGACATACCGTGGCTGTGAAACGTATTGAAGGTGTCAAAGATGCGATTTCTATTACTTGCCCAAAGGGTATGGGAATGCATTCAAGGCTTGTTTATGTTCAATTAGAAGAAGGATATGATTTTGCAGATGTTGCAAAGAAGATAGCGGAAGATCCTTATTTTTCACATGACGAGCTTCATATAAATCAAGTAGATGACGTAAGTAAATTGGTGGATATGGGGCACTGTGTAAAGATAGAACGTAAAGGAACTTCGGGCAAGGTGTGCAATCAAAGGATGGAATTTCACATGTGGGTGAACAATCCCGCAGCGACTGCACAGGTGATGGTTGGGGCGGCAAGAGCTACTTTGAAACAAAAGCCTGGATGTTATACATTACTCGAAATACCTGTTATTGATTTTCTTTGTGGTGAAAAAGATGATTTACTTTGCAGGTTATTGTAA
- a CDS encoding adenosine-specific kinase translates to MNLEIVQIDIPEGANVIIGHSHFIKTVEDLYEVIVTTNPNMKFGLAFNEASGPCLIRYEGNDQKLIDTAIENAKRIGAGHLFVLVIKDGYPINILNQIKNTQEVCRIFAATANPLQIVVVQTDQGRAVLGVVDGFSVKGVESEKDREWRHNFLRQITKYKK, encoded by the coding sequence ATGAATTTGGAAATCGTTCAAATTGATATTCCAGAGGGTGCGAATGTCATAATAGGGCATTCTCATTTCATCAAAACTGTCGAAGATTTATATGAAGTAATAGTGACTACAAATCCAAATATGAAATTTGGTCTTGCATTTAATGAGGCAAGTGGTCCATGTTTGATAAGATACGAAGGTAACGACCAAAAACTAATCGACACAGCAATTGAGAATGCAAAAAGAATTGGCGCTGGGCATCTATTTGTTTTGGTGATTAAAGATGGATATCCAATCAACATACTCAATCAGATAAAGAACACCCAAGAAGTCTGTAGAATCTTTGCTGCTACTGCAAATCCACTTCAAATAGTAGTTGTACAAACAGACCAAGGGAGAGCAGTTCTCGGTGTTGTAGATGGCTTTTCAGTCAAAGGTGTAGAATCAGAGAAAGATAGAGAATGGAGACATAACTTTTTAAGACAGATCACAAAGTACAAAAAATAG
- a CDS encoding HD-GYP domain-containing protein, which translates to MKRISIIIILFMVIFGRKEIVMKIVFLGKNHDFEQILKSYRDANHTLVLIKNIKDAYEFFHQHSKSCRLVVIDSNSLNSDYFPLIQLIRKNSSSFVNPYIVIIDNTKSNLALKIGADAIYDQLPDEKELNLLLQNVQFSLNLDAIIEHAVNMMQIKDNPTFEHCRSTAKISSALASLYLQSLAKKDIEWHRNLKIAALLHDTGKILVPESILQKPARLTDEEFKMMKNHTKLGSELFRKVSDISSKEVFSMCAKVCLYHHEKFDGTGYPEGLKGDQIPLEARIVSIADVFDALTSNRHYRSAYTFEKAFQIMKDDEKGHFDPKLLDLFLNNADLFYQMKLESEL; encoded by the coding sequence TTGAAGAGAATATCAATAATCATCATTCTTTTTATGGTTATATTTGGACGAAAGGAGATAGTCATGAAAATCGTTTTTCTCGGTAAAAACCACGATTTTGAGCAGATACTTAAATCTTACCGTGATGCGAATCATACCCTTGTTCTTATTAAAAACATTAAGGATGCTTATGAATTTTTCCACCAACACTCAAAATCCTGTAGATTAGTCGTAATCGATTCGAATTCACTGAATAGTGATTATTTTCCACTAATTCAGCTAATTAGAAAGAACTCTTCGTCCTTTGTAAACCCTTATATAGTTATAATAGATAACACTAAAAGCAACTTGGCATTGAAAATTGGCGCTGATGCAATTTATGATCAATTACCAGATGAAAAGGAATTGAATTTACTTCTCCAAAATGTGCAATTTTCGCTGAATTTAGATGCCATCATAGAGCATGCGGTGAATATGATGCAAATCAAGGACAATCCTACCTTTGAACACTGTAGGAGTACAGCAAAGATTTCCTCAGCACTCGCTAGTTTATATCTTCAATCCCTTGCCAAAAAAGATATAGAATGGCACAGAAATTTGAAGATAGCAGCATTATTACACGATACAGGAAAAATACTTGTTCCTGAATCTATTTTACAGAAGCCAGCCAGGTTAACCGACGAAGAATTCAAAATGATGAAAAATCATACAAAATTGGGCAGTGAGTTATTCAGAAAGGTTTCAGATATCTCTTCAAAAGAAGTATTTTCTATGTGTGCCAAGGTGTGTCTTTATCATCACGAAAAATTTGATGGCACTGGTTATCCAGAGGGCTTGAAGGGTGATCAAATACCATTAGAAGCCAGAATTGTATCGATAGCCGATGTCTTTGATGCACTTACATCGAACAGACATTACAGAAGCGCTTACACATTTGAAAAAGCTTTTCAAATCATGAAAGACGATGAAAAAGGGCATTTTGACCCCAAATTACTCGATTTGTTTTTAAACAACGCGGATTTATTCTATCAGATGAAATTAGAAAGTGAGTTGTGA